One genomic window of Micrococcus flavus includes the following:
- a CDS encoding sensor histidine kinase, which produces MSTAAPTTTAQPAPRGRLAGDEGLLRLLRTDPVSRHTRIVLWGLAGLAVVSEVVLFVLEPTLLEWTLAEPAVQAEIDAGLAPPEMNPREGLGLAVRIGIAAFGVLATLLFAWQPSIAAVVVLGASAVLLGGLVGPDSQQLTPTSLAALWVLGGAMVVRYSHRGFVWLALAAAMAVTVAGELLAGPPTEGMPDPHGVHAVTLVLAVLAAVPAYLVRRARHRARDRVTAFAAQEERVRQAAEQERQRIAVELHDVVAHGLTVISMQAAMLPTLTDADRRRGAEEAIETAARQSLVDLRRMLTALRGTSRNEDTQDPDAVADLPGRLAELQARLRGAGYAVDGEFAGLDLLPESMRLTVLRIAQEATTNVLKHGPGTGRVCLCTRVDEDARVTVRVESPLAPPRPEPERGPGGRGTGAGPRRAFPSSGFGLAGMAERVSLFGGTITAGARDGRWVVDAVLPTR; this is translated from the coding sequence GTGAGCACGGCGGCCCCCACGACGACGGCGCAGCCCGCCCCCCGGGGGCGCCTCGCCGGCGACGAGGGCCTGCTGCGCCTGCTGCGCACCGACCCCGTCTCCCGGCACACCCGGATCGTGCTGTGGGGGCTGGCAGGGCTGGCCGTGGTGTCCGAGGTGGTGCTCTTCGTGCTCGAGCCCACGCTTCTCGAATGGACCCTCGCGGAGCCCGCCGTGCAGGCCGAGATCGACGCCGGGCTCGCCCCGCCGGAGATGAACCCCCGGGAGGGGCTCGGACTGGCGGTGCGGATCGGCATCGCGGCGTTCGGCGTCCTCGCCACGCTGCTGTTCGCCTGGCAGCCCTCGATCGCCGCCGTCGTGGTGCTCGGGGCCAGCGCCGTGCTCCTGGGCGGGCTCGTGGGCCCGGACAGCCAGCAGCTCACGCCCACCTCCCTGGCGGCGCTGTGGGTCCTCGGCGGGGCGATGGTGGTCCGCTACTCGCACCGCGGATTCGTGTGGCTGGCGCTCGCGGCGGCCATGGCCGTCACCGTGGCGGGGGAGCTGCTGGCCGGCCCGCCCACGGAGGGGATGCCCGACCCGCACGGTGTCCACGCCGTGACACTCGTCCTCGCCGTCCTCGCCGCGGTGCCCGCCTACCTCGTGCGCCGCGCTCGGCACCGCGCCCGGGACCGAGTGACCGCCTTCGCCGCGCAGGAGGAGCGCGTGCGCCAGGCCGCCGAGCAGGAGCGGCAACGGATCGCGGTGGAGCTGCACGACGTCGTCGCGCACGGGCTGACCGTGATCTCCATGCAGGCCGCCATGCTGCCCACCCTCACGGACGCGGACCGCCGCCGCGGGGCGGAGGAGGCGATCGAGACGGCGGCCCGGCAGTCGCTGGTGGACCTGCGGCGCATGCTCACCGCACTGCGGGGCACCTCCCGCAACGAGGACACCCAGGACCCCGACGCCGTCGCCGACCTCCCCGGGCGGCTCGCCGAGCTGCAGGCCCGCCTGCGCGGCGCCGGCTACGCGGTCGACGGCGAGTTCGCGGGCCTGGACCTGCTGCCGGAGTCGATGCGGCTGACCGTGCTGCGGATCGCGCAGGAGGCCACCACCAATGTGCTCAAGCACGGCCCCGGGACCGGGCGGGTGTGCCTGTGCACCCGCGTGGACGAGGACGCCCGCGTCACGGTGCGCGTGGAGAGCCCGCTGGCCCCGCCCCGGCCCGAGCCCGAGCGGGGCCCGGGCGGGCGCGGGACGGGGGCGGGGCCGCGGCGCGCGTTCCCGTCCTCCGGGTTCGGGCTGGCGGGGATGGCCGAGCGCGTCAGCCTGTTCGGCGGGACCATCACCGCCGGCGCCCGGGACGGGCGCTGGGTGGTGGACGCCGTCCTGCCGACCCGCTGA
- a CDS encoding beta-phosphoglucomutase family hydrolase, protein MTQTFTPAEQQDLNSRRHRLRRYRAVIFDMDGVITDTAGVHAAAWKELFDEALPAVGALEANRAAVAADPDALRPFDAKDDYLHHVDGRPREDGVRAFFASRGLHVPEVDDDGAAEQPDLTVIALAERKQGHFEKVLERDGVRVFPEAVALLQELHHKGVPVALVTSSKNSRAVLSAGGVLDYFPVIVDGHTAIERGLPGKPDPAMFWEAARELGVDVADAMVLEDAVSGVKAASDGRFGLVIGVNREPEHGKARLKDAGAHIVVEDFGTLALHRRTTAPFDAAWVLRWDHFDPESEGTREVLCTMANGYWGTRGSIPGTVITDVHYPGTYMAGLFNRLTSMVQGREVVTEHMVNIQDWTPLVVIPRGGRPLLPSDENMVDFVQEMDLRRGVLSRTMTFEDEQGRRTSLHTRQFQSLANRHLAAIELTVMAENWSGDLTVRSMIEGRVANLNVSDDRTLANHHLEPSQAREIDGETVLLETVTSQSRIHVAVATRTRQVAPVGHDEPIRRPVDDSPLVAGQDIRLHIEEGVPLVLEKTAAVVTTHDHANASVWESAVKAVQRSRNFRNLLTLHEQRWGMNWDRFSVRIDLAEQHRNQRRSSAAFAPGEEYVAPAFDAGRSASVGSAVSVGKDGASLRQQLALNLHTFHVLQTAYGRRRDLDASVGARGLHGEGYRGHIFWDEIFVYPMLTLRRPEITRGLLMYRYRRLNEARANAQAEGWAGAMYPWQSGSDGREETPTELWNPRSRMWMPDNSHNQRHVSLDIAYSVLRYIEIAKDASFISDYAAEMLVEISRFFASMTLFNQDTGRYEIHGVMGPDEFHDGYPQTPGSGLRNNAYTNVLTSWVLSETARLLRWLDTLDDGLPEVMEVHQEEIERWEDISAKLTVPFFEEGPEKGILAQFEGYQDLIEFDWEGYRAKYGNIGRMDLILQSEGDATNRYKLSKQADTLMLPYLFSGPELEEILGRMGYSLPQEALERTVEYYEARSTHGSTLSRLVHAWVAARTDPDRSWDLFTEALESDLSDTQGGTTREGIHLGLMAGTVDTVIRCYSGLETRDDVVRLDPRLPRQLPGARFVIRYHQQPVVIHMTQTDVTVTAGEGMWHPVPMVIAGQEHTLEPGGEVTVALAR, encoded by the coding sequence GTGACCCAGACCTTCACCCCCGCCGAGCAGCAGGACCTGAACTCCCGCCGCCACCGCCTGCGCCGCTACCGCGCGGTGATCTTCGACATGGACGGGGTGATCACGGACACCGCCGGCGTGCACGCGGCGGCGTGGAAGGAGCTGTTCGACGAGGCCCTGCCCGCCGTGGGCGCGCTGGAGGCCAACCGCGCCGCCGTCGCCGCGGACCCGGACGCCCTCCGGCCCTTCGACGCCAAGGACGACTACCTCCACCACGTGGACGGCCGCCCCCGCGAGGACGGCGTGCGCGCCTTCTTCGCCTCGCGCGGGCTGCACGTGCCGGAGGTCGACGACGACGGCGCCGCCGAGCAGCCGGACCTCACGGTGATCGCTCTGGCCGAGCGCAAGCAGGGGCACTTCGAGAAGGTCCTGGAGCGGGACGGGGTGCGCGTGTTCCCCGAGGCCGTCGCGCTGCTGCAGGAGCTGCACCACAAGGGCGTGCCGGTGGCGCTGGTGACCTCCTCGAAGAACTCCCGGGCCGTGCTGTCCGCGGGCGGCGTCCTGGACTACTTCCCCGTGATCGTGGACGGGCACACCGCGATCGAGCGCGGCCTGCCCGGCAAGCCGGACCCGGCCATGTTCTGGGAGGCCGCCCGCGAGCTCGGCGTGGACGTGGCGGACGCCATGGTGCTCGAGGACGCCGTCTCCGGCGTGAAGGCCGCCTCGGACGGCCGGTTCGGCCTGGTGATCGGCGTGAACCGCGAGCCGGAGCACGGCAAGGCCCGGCTCAAGGACGCCGGCGCGCACATCGTGGTGGAGGACTTCGGCACGCTGGCCCTGCACCGCCGCACCACCGCCCCGTTCGACGCGGCGTGGGTGCTGCGCTGGGACCACTTCGACCCCGAGTCCGAGGGCACCCGCGAGGTGCTGTGCACCATGGCCAACGGCTACTGGGGCACCCGCGGCTCCATCCCCGGCACGGTCATCACGGACGTGCACTACCCGGGCACCTACATGGCGGGCCTGTTCAACCGCCTGACCTCGATGGTCCAGGGGCGCGAGGTCGTCACCGAGCACATGGTGAACATCCAGGACTGGACGCCCCTGGTGGTCATCCCCCGCGGCGGCCGCCCGCTGCTGCCGAGCGACGAGAACATGGTGGACTTCGTGCAGGAGATGGACCTGCGCCGCGGCGTCCTCTCCCGCACCATGACGTTCGAGGACGAGCAGGGCCGGCGCACCTCCCTGCACACCCGTCAGTTCCAGTCGCTCGCCAACCGCCACCTCGCGGCCATCGAGCTCACCGTGATGGCGGAGAACTGGTCCGGCGACCTCACGGTGCGGTCGATGATCGAGGGCCGCGTGGCCAACCTGAACGTCTCGGACGACCGCACGCTGGCCAACCACCACCTCGAGCCGTCCCAGGCCCGCGAGATCGACGGGGAGACCGTGCTCCTGGAGACGGTGACCTCCCAGTCCCGCATCCACGTGGCCGTGGCCACCCGCACCCGCCAGGTGGCGCCCGTGGGCCACGACGAGCCCATCCGCCGCCCCGTCGACGACTCGCCCCTCGTCGCGGGCCAGGACATCCGCCTCCACATCGAGGAGGGCGTGCCGCTCGTGCTCGAGAAGACCGCCGCGGTGGTCACCACGCACGACCACGCCAACGCGTCCGTGTGGGAGTCGGCCGTCAAGGCCGTCCAGCGCTCGCGGAACTTCCGCAACCTGCTCACGCTGCACGAGCAGCGCTGGGGGATGAACTGGGACCGGTTCAGCGTGCGGATCGACCTGGCCGAGCAGCATCGGAACCAGCGTCGCTCCAGCGCCGCGTTCGCCCCGGGCGAGGAGTACGTGGCCCCCGCGTTCGACGCCGGGCGCTCGGCCTCGGTGGGCTCCGCGGTGTCCGTGGGCAAGGACGGGGCGTCCCTGCGCCAGCAGCTGGCGCTGAACCTGCACACGTTCCACGTGCTGCAGACGGCGTACGGCCGTCGTCGCGACCTGGACGCCTCCGTGGGCGCCCGTGGCCTGCACGGCGAGGGCTACCGCGGCCACATCTTCTGGGACGAGATCTTCGTCTACCCCATGCTCACGCTGCGCCGACCGGAGATCACCCGCGGCCTGCTGATGTACCGCTACCGCCGCCTCAACGAGGCCCGCGCCAACGCGCAGGCCGAGGGCTGGGCCGGCGCCATGTACCCGTGGCAGTCCGGCTCGGACGGCCGCGAGGAGACCCCCACCGAGCTGTGGAACCCGCGCTCGCGCATGTGGATGCCCGACAACTCCCACAACCAGCGTCACGTCTCCCTGGACATCGCCTACTCGGTGCTGCGGTACATCGAGATCGCCAAGGACGCGAGCTTCATCTCCGACTACGCCGCGGAGATGCTCGTGGAGATCTCCCGGTTCTTCGCGTCCATGACCCTGTTCAACCAGGACACCGGCCGCTACGAGATCCACGGCGTCATGGGCCCGGACGAGTTCCACGACGGCTACCCGCAGACCCCCGGCTCGGGCCTGCGCAACAACGCGTACACCAACGTGCTGACGTCCTGGGTTCTGTCCGAGACCGCCCGCCTGCTGCGCTGGCTGGACACCCTGGACGACGGTCTGCCGGAGGTCATGGAGGTCCACCAGGAGGAGATCGAGCGCTGGGAGGACATCAGCGCCAAGCTCACCGTGCCGTTCTTCGAGGAGGGTCCGGAGAAGGGCATCCTCGCGCAGTTCGAGGGCTACCAGGACCTGATCGAGTTCGACTGGGAGGGCTACCGCGCCAAGTACGGGAACATCGGCCGCATGGACCTGATCCTGCAGTCCGAGGGCGACGCCACCAACCGGTACAAGCTCTCCAAGCAGGCGGACACCCTCATGCTCCCCTACCTGTTCTCCGGGCCGGAGCTCGAGGAGATCCTGGGCCGGATGGGCTACTCGCTGCCGCAGGAGGCCCTCGAGCGCACCGTGGAGTACTACGAGGCCCGCTCCACCCACGGCTCCACGCTCTCCCGCCTGGTGCACGCGTGGGTGGCGGCCCGCACGGACCCGGACCGCTCGTGGGACCTCTTCACGGAGGCGCTCGAGTCGGACCTGTCCGACACGCAGGGCGGCACCACCCGTGAGGGCATCCACCTGGGCCTCATGGCCGGCACCGTGGACACCGTCATCCGCTGCTACTCGGGCCTGGAGACGCGCGACGACGTCGTCCGCCTGGACCCGCGCCTGCCCCGTCAGCTGCCCGGCGCCCGCTTCGTGATCCGCTACCACCAGCAGCCCGTGGTGATCCACATGACCCAGACGGACGTGACGGTCACGGCCGGCGAGGGCATGTGGCACCCCGTGCCCATGGTGATCGCCGGGCAGGAGCACACGCTCGAGCCCGGCGGCGAGGTCACGGTGGCGTTGGCCCGCTGA
- a CDS encoding carbon starvation CstA family protein — translation MNSLVLALVGVAMIVAGYLLYSRFLARKVYRLDPDYITPAHRYEDGVDFIPTNKLVLWGHHFTSVAGAAPIVGPAVAVIWGWGPAFLWVTLGTVFFAGMHDLGALWASGRNKAQSIGTLSGKYIGRHGRNLFLVVIFLLLLMVNAAFAVVISNLLVSTPTAVIPTWGAIVVALLVGQAIYRLKWSLPLVSVVGVGALYGLMLLGDRFPIVLPETILGLSANAFWIVVLFVYAGIASMLPVWMLLQPRDYINGLQLFIGLGILYGAILISSPTVVAPFYNENVPEGTPGIIPLLFVTIACGAISGFHGIVSSGTSSKQIAKETDARFVGYFGAVGEGLLSLGTIIAVTAGFRSLADWEEVYSAFGQGGVQAFVTAGGQILNTGLGIPTGLSSTILATMAVLFAATTMDTGVRLQRFVVAEIGGILGLKLGTLVSTLIVLAVTMGLAFGAGADGSGGMVIWPLFGTTNQLMAALTLSIVCVILLRLRRPVLPVLLPLVFVAFMSVYALFVQLGQFWNAQNWLLLILDVIILVSALWVLVTAFGAMAAARRAPAVTPEEDEAVDAEDALEPSGGRRG, via the coding sequence ATGAACTCCCTCGTGCTCGCGCTGGTCGGCGTCGCGATGATCGTCGCCGGCTACCTGCTCTACTCACGGTTCCTGGCCAGGAAGGTGTACCGGCTGGACCCGGACTACATCACGCCTGCCCACCGCTATGAGGACGGGGTCGACTTCATCCCCACCAACAAGCTGGTCCTCTGGGGCCACCACTTCACGTCCGTGGCCGGTGCGGCGCCCATCGTGGGCCCGGCGGTGGCCGTGATCTGGGGGTGGGGCCCGGCCTTCCTCTGGGTCACGCTCGGCACCGTCTTCTTCGCCGGCATGCACGACCTCGGGGCCCTGTGGGCCTCGGGTCGCAACAAGGCGCAGTCGATCGGCACGCTCTCGGGCAAGTACATCGGCCGCCACGGCCGCAACCTGTTCCTCGTGGTGATCTTCCTGCTGCTGCTCATGGTGAACGCCGCCTTCGCGGTGGTGATCTCCAACCTGCTGGTCTCCACCCCCACCGCCGTCATCCCCACCTGGGGCGCGATCGTGGTCGCGCTGCTGGTCGGCCAGGCGATCTACCGCCTCAAGTGGAGCCTGCCGCTGGTCTCCGTGGTGGGCGTGGGCGCGCTCTACGGACTCATGCTGCTCGGCGACCGCTTCCCGATCGTCCTGCCGGAGACCATCCTCGGGCTCTCGGCGAACGCCTTCTGGATCGTCGTCCTCTTCGTCTACGCGGGCATCGCCTCCATGCTGCCGGTGTGGATGCTCCTGCAGCCGCGCGACTACATCAACGGCCTGCAGCTGTTCATCGGCCTGGGCATCCTCTACGGCGCCATCCTCATCTCCTCGCCCACCGTGGTGGCCCCGTTCTACAACGAGAACGTCCCGGAGGGCACCCCGGGCATCATTCCGCTGCTGTTCGTGACCATCGCCTGCGGTGCGATCTCCGGCTTCCACGGCATCGTCTCCTCCGGCACCTCCTCGAAGCAGATCGCGAAGGAGACCGACGCCCGGTTCGTCGGCTACTTCGGCGCCGTCGGCGAGGGCCTGCTGTCCCTCGGCACCATCATCGCGGTGACCGCGGGCTTCCGCTCTCTCGCGGATTGGGAGGAGGTCTACTCGGCCTTCGGCCAGGGCGGGGTGCAGGCCTTCGTGACCGCCGGCGGCCAGATCCTCAACACCGGACTGGGCATCCCCACCGGCCTGTCCTCCACGATCCTCGCGACCATGGCCGTGCTCTTCGCCGCGACCACCATGGACACCGGTGTGCGCCTGCAGCGCTTCGTGGTGGCGGAGATCGGCGGGATCCTGGGCTTGAAGCTCGGGACCCTGGTCTCCACGCTGATCGTGCTCGCCGTGACCATGGGCCTGGCGTTCGGCGCCGGCGCGGACGGCTCCGGCGGCATGGTCATCTGGCCCCTGTTCGGCACCACCAACCAGCTGATGGCCGCGCTGACGCTGTCCATCGTGTGCGTCATCCTGCTGCGCCTGCGCCGTCCGGTCCTGCCGGTGCTCCTCCCGCTGGTGTTCGTGGCGTTCATGTCCGTGTACGCACTGTTCGTGCAGCTGGGGCAGTTCTGGAACGCGCAGAACTGGCTGCTCCTGATCCTGGACGTCATCATCCTGGTCAGCGCGCTCTGGGTGCTGGTCACCGCCTTCGGTGCCATGGCCGCCGCCCGCAGGGCCCCGGCCGTCACCCCGGAGGAGGACGAGGCCGTGGACGCCGAGGACGCCTTGGAGCCCTCCGGCGGCCGCCGCGGCTGA
- a CDS encoding cory-CC-star protein — translation MGVGERLRALSEGLNAFYAGPYRATFARARRDEEDLFMMMVFSDALGVPNPATYYTVELLPVVYERFHEWHRRMGMERSPLDTVSCC, via the coding sequence ATGGGTGTCGGCGAGCGCCTGAGGGCGCTCTCGGAGGGGCTGAACGCGTTCTACGCCGGCCCCTACCGGGCCACCTTCGCCCGGGCCCGCCGGGACGAGGAGGACCTGTTCATGATGATGGTCTTCTCGGACGCCCTCGGCGTGCCCAATCCCGCCACCTACTACACGGTGGAGCTGCTGCCCGTGGTCTACGAGCGGTTCCACGAGTGGCACCGGCGGATGGGCATGGAGCGCTCCCCGCTGGACACCGTCAGCTGCTGCTGA
- a CDS encoding ArsA family ATPase: MGSTTTDTGLSTHLASRRVVFFGGKGGVGKTTVASATAAALAAAGRRVLVVSTDPAHNLGHLWDTEVGDTETDLLTAEGGGAVVGVEVDPDAVAARHLDAVKDTVRGLMPAHLHQEVDRYFRLAAASPGTHEAALLERISRIALEAQERFDAVLFDTAPTGHTTRLLELPTRMGAWADGLLERRDRTERYADAMRGLDGRRGLEGPRTAQERRDLRIREVLTARRRIFADMEALLTDPDRCTFVPVLTAERMPVLETVQLCRRLAEDRIAVAALVVNRRSPEDAGAALAARSVSEAGHMADLVRQVPHVPVVQVPWVDGEPTGREAVTAIGRLLG; encoded by the coding sequence ATGGGCTCCACGACGACGGACACAGGCCTGAGCACGCACCTCGCCTCCCGGCGGGTCGTCTTCTTCGGCGGCAAGGGAGGCGTGGGCAAGACGACGGTCGCCTCCGCCACCGCCGCGGCCCTCGCCGCCGCCGGGCGGCGCGTGCTCGTGGTCTCCACGGACCCGGCGCACAACCTCGGCCACCTGTGGGACACCGAGGTCGGGGACACGGAGACGGACCTGCTGACCGCCGAGGGCGGGGGAGCCGTCGTCGGGGTGGAGGTGGACCCGGACGCGGTGGCGGCGCGGCACCTGGACGCCGTGAAGGACACGGTGCGCGGCCTGATGCCGGCGCACCTCCACCAGGAGGTCGACCGGTACTTCCGGCTCGCCGCGGCCTCACCCGGCACGCATGAGGCGGCGCTGCTGGAACGGATCTCCCGGATCGCCCTCGAGGCACAGGAGCGGTTCGACGCGGTCCTGTTCGACACGGCCCCCACCGGTCACACGACGCGGCTGCTCGAGCTGCCCACCCGCATGGGCGCCTGGGCGGACGGGCTGCTGGAACGGCGCGACCGGACCGAGAGGTACGCGGACGCGATGCGCGGCCTGGACGGCAGGCGCGGGCTCGAGGGACCACGGACCGCGCAGGAGCGGCGGGACCTGCGCATCCGCGAGGTGCTCACCGCACGGCGCCGGATCTTCGCGGACATGGAGGCGTTGCTGACGGACCCGGACCGGTGCACGTTCGTGCCGGTGCTGACGGCCGAGCGGATGCCCGTGCTGGAGACCGTGCAGCTGTGCCGCCGCCTGGCCGAGGACCGGATCGCCGTGGCGGCCCTGGTGGTCAACCGGCGCTCGCCCGAGGACGCGGGCGCGGCGCTCGCCGCGCGGTCGGTGTCCGAGGCGGGGCACATGGCGGATCTGGTGCGCCAGGTGCCGCACGTGCCCGTGGTGCAGGTGCCGTGGGTGGACGGCGAGCCCACCGGCCGGGAGGCCGTGACGGCGATCGGACGGCTGCTGGGCTGA
- a CDS encoding methyltransferase domain-containing protein: MQCPHYDAGECRSCPLMGVPYARQLADKQASVLAQLADVLDAGTVVEEPFAGPESGFRNKAKLVVTGSAAAPRLGILDPRQHPKHHDGTGVDLRDCGLYLDGMEDVFHACAAAVTAAGLEPYDVAARTGELKGVIVTLSPDREAMVRFVLRSPDRLDALRGVVPGLLADLERRGTPAAVVSANLLPEHVALPEGDQEIVLAGGPTLTMRLNGIGLRLRPQGFFQTNTAVTEGLYAAAAEWVTGGAGASGGAAGGGGAPTSAWDLYCGVGGFAFHLAAAGVPEVWGLETTAEAVAAAQETAQELGVADRVRFAAGDATRALSPEGQEPSADDGDAPAGLPEAVVVNPPRRGIGADLSAALEASGIPTVLYSSCNPRTLAQDLARMPSYRAERVRVFDMFPQTAHTETLVLLRRR; encoded by the coding sequence GTGCAGTGCCCCCACTACGACGCCGGCGAGTGCCGCTCCTGCCCGCTGATGGGCGTGCCGTACGCACGGCAGCTCGCGGACAAGCAGGCCTCGGTGCTGGCCCAGCTGGCGGACGTGCTGGACGCGGGGACGGTGGTGGAGGAGCCGTTCGCCGGGCCGGAGTCCGGGTTCCGCAACAAGGCCAAGCTGGTGGTGACCGGGTCCGCCGCCGCGCCGAGGCTGGGCATCCTGGACCCGCGGCAGCACCCCAAGCACCACGACGGCACGGGCGTGGACCTGCGGGACTGCGGCCTGTACCTGGACGGCATGGAGGACGTGTTCCACGCGTGCGCGGCGGCGGTGACGGCCGCCGGGCTGGAGCCCTACGACGTGGCCGCGCGCACGGGCGAGCTGAAGGGTGTGATCGTCACCCTCTCCCCCGACCGGGAGGCCATGGTGCGGTTCGTGCTGCGCTCCCCGGACCGGCTGGACGCGCTGCGGGGCGTCGTGCCCGGGCTGCTCGCGGACCTCGAGCGGCGCGGGACCCCGGCCGCCGTGGTGTCCGCGAACCTGCTCCCCGAGCACGTGGCACTGCCGGAGGGGGACCAGGAGATCGTGCTGGCCGGCGGACCCACCCTGACCATGCGGCTGAACGGGATCGGCCTGCGGCTGCGCCCGCAGGGGTTCTTCCAGACCAACACCGCCGTGACGGAGGGGCTGTACGCCGCGGCGGCGGAGTGGGTGACGGGCGGCGCGGGTGCGAGCGGTGGAGCAGCGGGCGGAGGTGGTGCGCCGACGTCGGCGTGGGACCTGTACTGCGGCGTGGGCGGGTTCGCGTTCCACCTCGCGGCCGCGGGCGTGCCCGAGGTGTGGGGCCTGGAGACCACCGCGGAGGCCGTGGCGGCGGCGCAGGAGACGGCGCAGGAGCTGGGCGTGGCGGACCGCGTGCGGTTCGCGGCCGGCGACGCCACCCGAGCGCTGTCCCCCGAGGGGCAGGAGCCGTCCGCCGACGACGGCGACGCGCCCGCCGGCCTCCCGGAGGCCGTCGTCGTGAACCCGCCCCGGCGCGGGATCGGCGCCGACCTCTCGGCGGCGCTCGAGGCCTCGGGGATCCCGACCGTCCTCTACTCGAGCTGCAATCCGCGCACCCTCGCGCAGGACCTCGCGCGGATGCCCTCGTACCGGGCCGAGCGGGTCCGGGTGTTCGACATGTTCCCGCAGACCGCGCACACCGAGACGCTCGTGCTGCTCCGGCGGCGCTGA
- a CDS encoding acyl-CoA thioesterase, giving the protein MRRPGALSLDFRADSFDHPSGLVDAGTVIGWIDKVAYAVAASWSGMHVRARYMGNMQFRRPIPVDTRVTVQGRVVRTHAAAVHVQTRLLLPEILDDDGRPVVSTSSICVYAAEEDGVPQDVPEWIPSTPGQIERNDQARTSSIERRAVEKAMARLPFPDPEPGHDEMVSLAFIAPITEASVGGTVRGGAVMRWLDEAAGVCAARWTGHENVAAVFAGGVRFVRPVQVGDLVRVDALLVNTSERSMHVALRVHAGPRHRKDHRLVAHSISVMVDVTTSGQAGAVPQYTPESDAARRLQESSVELVRLRTEVGSAWSTPEPRVPKAPEARGAVDPTAP; this is encoded by the coding sequence ATGAGACGACCCGGGGCCCTGTCCCTCGACTTCCGAGCGGACAGCTTCGACCACCCCTCCGGCCTCGTGGACGCCGGCACCGTCATCGGGTGGATCGACAAGGTCGCCTACGCCGTGGCCGCCAGCTGGTCCGGCATGCACGTGCGGGCCCGCTACATGGGGAACATGCAGTTCCGCCGCCCCATCCCCGTGGACACCCGCGTCACCGTCCAGGGGCGCGTGGTGCGCACCCACGCCGCCGCCGTCCACGTGCAGACCCGCCTCCTCCTCCCCGAGATCCTCGACGACGACGGCCGCCCCGTCGTCTCCACCAGCTCGATCTGCGTGTACGCGGCCGAGGAGGACGGCGTCCCCCAGGACGTGCCCGAGTGGATCCCGTCCACCCCCGGGCAGATCGAGCGCAACGACCAGGCGCGGACCTCGAGCATCGAGCGGCGGGCCGTGGAGAAGGCCATGGCGCGCCTGCCCTTCCCGGACCCGGAGCCGGGCCACGACGAGATGGTCAGCCTCGCCTTCATCGCCCCGATCACCGAGGCGTCCGTGGGCGGCACCGTGCGCGGCGGCGCCGTCATGCGCTGGCTGGACGAGGCCGCGGGCGTGTGCGCGGCCCGCTGGACGGGGCACGAGAACGTGGCGGCCGTGTTCGCCGGCGGCGTGCGGTTCGTCCGGCCCGTGCAGGTGGGGGACCTGGTCCGCGTCGACGCCCTGCTCGTGAACACCTCCGAGCGGTCCATGCACGTGGCGCTGCGCGTGCACGCCGGGCCGCGGCACCGCAAGGACCACCGGCTCGTGGCGCACTCGATCTCCGTGATGGTGGACGTCACCACGTCCGGGCAGGCCGGGGCCGTGCCGCAGTACACCCCGGAGTCGGACGCCGCCCGCCGGCTGCAGGAGTCCTCGGTGGAGCTCGTGCGCCTGCGCACCGAGGTGGGCTCGGCGTGGAGCACCCCCGAGCCGAGGGTCCCGAAGGCCCCGGAGGCCCGGGGCGCCGTGGATCCCACGGCTCCGTAG